ACCATGGGCTGATCCCGCTGCTGTGCATCGGGGAACCTGCATCCGTCAAAGCTGCCGGAGGTTCCGCTGCCTTCATCCTGGACCAGGCCCGCAGCGCATTGGACGGCCTGGATGATCACCGGCTCGCCCGGGTCCTGATCGCTTATGAGCCCATCTGGGCCATTGGGGCCAAGGGGCGCCCACCCCAGGCTGCGGAACTGCGGGAAGCGTTTGCCGCCCTTTCGCAACGGTACGGCGGCCGGGTCTCCGGCCTGCTCTACGGAGGCTCGGTCAACCTGGACAACGCCGGGCCGTTACTGGAGGAAGAGCATGTCGATGGCTTGTTCGTCGGCCGTGCGGCGTGGCAGGTGGAGGGATATCTGGGCCTGCTGGGCATCGCGGAGCGGTATGGAGCCGGGCCGGGCACCACGGGCCCGGAGTCGGAAAGAAAGAGCTACGGGAAGCAGAGGGAAACCGTGATGGACGGAAACAGGAAACTGCGGATTGTCATAGGCGGCGACGACGCCGGATTCGACTACAAGGAGGTGCTGCGCAGGGACCTCGAGGCAGACGAACGGGTGGAGAGCGTCGTGGATGTCGGGGTCTCCCACAGCGAGAACGTGGATTATCCCCATGTCGCCGTGGATGCGGCGCGGAAGGTGGCCAGCGGCGAGGCGGACCGTGCGCTGCTGATCTGCGGCACGGGCCTGGGTGTCGCCATCTCGGCCAACAAGGTTCCCGGCGTCCGGGCCGTGACGGCCCATGACTCGTATTCGGTGGAGCGCTCTGTGTTGAGCAACAACGCGCAGGTGCTGTGCATGGGCCAGCGGGTGGTCGGCATCGAGCTCGCCCGGCGCCTGGCCAAGGAATGGCTCGGCTATGCGTTCGATCCTTCCAGCTCTTCCGCAGCGAAGGTGGACGCCATCACCGGCTACGAGGGCCACTGACCGCCGGGCCGGCGGGCGGACCCGGCCTGCGTCAGGACGTACTCTGCGTCAGGGACGTAGCCGGTGCCGTCGACGAACGGACGATCAGCTGCGTGGCCAGCTCCACCCGGGTGGAGTCGGGCTTCTCCCCTCCCATCTGGCGCAGCAGCGCCCGGACGGCAGTCCGCCCCATCTCCTTGAGGGGCTGGGCCACGGTGGTCAGGCTCGGAACCGCCTGCTCGCCGATATAGGTTCCGTCGAATCCGACCACGCTCAAATCCCGGGGAACGGAAATTCCCTGCGAGCGCGCATGCGCGAGGACACCAAGGGCAATACTGTCGGAAGCGGCAAACACGGCCTGGGGCGGGGTTTCGAGTGCAAGCAGCCGGGCCAGCGCCTGGCTGCCGGTGCCGGCGTCGAAGTCTCCGGCCAGGACATAGTCCTCATAGATGGGAAGACCCCGTTCGAGGAGAGCCGCCATGTAGCCGTGCTCGCGGTCCTGGCTGCATTCCGCACTGGCAGGGCCCCCAATGAAGCCGATCCGTGTGTGGCCCAGGTCCAGCAGGTGCTCCGTGGCAGCCTTACCTCCCGACCAGTTCGTGGCACCGACGCTGGATACCTCCGGCCCCAGGGGATTAATCGGGTCAATCACCACAACGGCAATTCCCTGGTCCTGGACCGCCCTGATTTCCCGGGACGACCACCGGGAGGTCACGAGCAGGAGTCCGTGCCGGCCCATCCCCCGCATCCGCTCGGCCCGCCCCTCGGGTGGATAGCCCGTCGGCCAGGTCTTGGAGAGCACCACCTCGGTCCCCTCACCCTCCGCGCTTTCGAGGATCCCATCCATCACCTCTGCGTAGTAAGCGCTGGTCACGCTGTCCACCACCACATCAATCGTCCGGGGAACAAAGGGCGTCAGCGGGCGGCGCTGGCCGGGAGGCTGGTAGCCGGCGTTCTCCAGGGCAGCCAGGATCCGCCTGCGGGTGGCAGGTGCCACATCACCGCGGTTGTTGACCACCTTCGACACGGTGGGCACCGAGACCCCCGCGAGCTCCGCCACGGACGCCAGCGTCACTTTCGTCTGTGTATCTGCATTCGACAAAATCCGAAAACCTTTCGCTTCGACCGCCGCCCGGCAGCCCACCCTCTGCGGAATCATCCTGGGCCCGGCGTTCCAGCAGCGGCGCAGGGCCCTGAAGGAACAAAGAAAAGAGAAACCCTTGACGCCGGTATGTGATGTAGCTAACTTTACGCCTGTTAGTTGTTTTTATCGAAAATATTTCGATATCTCTTCCGCAGTGTGGCGGTCAACGGCCGTGTACCCGCGGAGTTGACCGCCCATCTCTGCCGGCAGTGCCGCTGGCCGAGTCGACTTACGGAAGAACTGATAAACATGCAAACACGTACTTCTCTTCTCGCAACGGCCTCCGCACTCACCTTGGCAGTCGGCCTCTCGGCCTGTGGATCGAGCGGACCCAGTGATCCCGCCGCGGACTCCGATGCCCCGACCATGTGGGCACTCACGGGGAGCAGTGAAGACATCTTCCGCTCCTCGATCGAGACCTGGAACGAAGACAACCCGGATAACACCATCAACCAGGAATTCTTCGCAAATGATGCCTACAAAACCAAGGTCCGCACTGCAATAGGCGCGGGCGAAGGACCGACCTTTATCTACGGATGGGGCGGCGGCGTACTGAAGTCCTATATCGACGCCGGCCAGGTGACCGACCTGGACCAGTTCCTGGCGGACAACCCGGAGGTCAAGGACCGCTACATTCCCTCGGTGCTGGAAAACGGCGTGATCGACGGCAAGACATACGCCCTGCCGAACAACAACATGCAGCCGGTGGTCCTGTACTACAACAAGGAAGTCTTCGAGAAGGTCGGAGTGGAACCCCCCGAGACCTGGGAAGAACTCATGGCACTGGTGCCGACGTTCAACGAAGCGGGGATTGCACCCTTCGCGCTGGCCGGCCAGTCCAAGTGGCCCAACCTCATGTGGCTGTCCTACCTGGTGGACCGCATCGGCGGTCCCGAGGTGTTCCAGGCGATCCTCGACGGCAAGGAGAACGCATGGTCCGATCCCGCCGTCATCGAAGCACTCACGAAAATCCAGGAACTGACCGACGCCGGGGGGTTCATTAACGGCTTCTCCTCCATCGCTGCCGACGCCGGAGCCGACAGCGCCCTGCTCTACACCGACAAGGCGGCAATGATGCTGCACGGCGGCTGGGTCTACCAGAACCTGAAGAACGACGCCCCCGAATTCGTCGAATCGGGCGACGTCGGTTTCGTGCCCTTCCCCGCCGTTGAAGGTGGCGCGGGCGATCCGGCGAACATCGTCGGCAACCCGGCAAATATGTGGTCCATCTCCTCGAAGGCTTCCGACGGGCAGAAAGAGTCGGCACTCGAGTACCTGAAGGGCGGGCTGTTCAGCGAGGAATACACCCAGGCCATGATCGATTCGGGGGCCGTTCCCGCGGTCAACGGCATTGAAGAACAGCTGGAAGCCTCGGAGGACAAGGATTTTGTCCAGTTTGTCTACGGTCTGGCGCAGGACGCCCCGAGTTTCCAGCTCTCCTGGGACCAGGCGCTGAGCCCCGCCCAGGGTGACGCCATGCTCGCAAACCTCGACCAGATCTTCCTCGGCGAGATTACCCCCGAACAGTTTGCCAAGAACATGAACGCAACCCTGGGCAAATGAGTACCCTGCTGAAGCCCAAGCCGGGCATCCCCGTGCGGGGTGCCCGGGCCGAGGGTCCCTCGGCGTGGATGGTCGTTCCGGCCCTGGTCTTCTTCCTGACGTTTGCCGTGATTCCCCTCCTCGGCGTCGTCTTCCTCAGCTTCACCCGGTGGAACGGGTTGGGCGAGATCACCTTTGGCGGCCTGGAGAGCTGGCGGACTGCGCTTACCGATTCCGTGACCCTGAACGCCCTCATCGTCACCCTGAAGATCCTGGTCTATTCCCTGCTCGTGCAGGTTCCCGTCAGTCTCCTGCTGGGGGTCTTCACGGCGGGGAACCACCGTTACAGGGCCCTGCTGGCCATCCTGTACTTTGTCCCCCTCCTGCTCTCGTCGGCGGCAGTGGCCATCGCTTTCCGGGCCCTGCTTGACCCCAATTTCGGTGTCGGGCCGGGACTGGGCATTCCGGTCCTCGCCCAGGACTGGCTGGGCAGCTCCGATCTGGTGCTGTTCGTCGTCGTTTTTGTTATTGCGTGGCAGTTTGTTCCCCTGCACACGCTGATCTATCAGGGAGGGGTACGCCAGATTCCGGCGTCCTTCTACGAAGCCGCCCAGATCGACGGGGCGGGGCGCATGCAGCAGTTCTTCCACATCACGCTGCCCCAGCTGAAGTACACCATCATCACTTCCTCGACCCTCATGGTCCTCGGATCGCTGGCGTACTTCGACCTGATTTTTGTCCTCACAGCCGGCGGCCCGGGATACTCCACACGGCTCCTGCCCCTGCACATGTACCTCACGGGCTTCCGGGCCAATGACATGGGGGCAGCCAGCGCCCTCGGGGTCATCCTCGTCGTTATCGGATTGGGGCTTGCCCTCATCCTGCAACGGCTCGGCGGCAGGAACCGCAGCGCCAGCCAACTGGAAGGATCCTAATGGCACTGGTCACCGAGTCAGCGAAGACGCACGAACCCGTTCCGCAGCCCTCCAGGCGACACCTGGGCGGCAAAGTCACCCCCAATTTCCTCGGAGGGCTTGGCGGCTGGGTTTGGCTGGCATTGATCGTCCTCCCCATCTATTACGTGGTCATTACCAGCCTGAAGAACCAGGCAGGGTTTTTCGGGAGTAACCCGTTGGCGCCGCCCACCGACCCAACACTGGCGAACTACCGGACTGTCCTGGAGGCGAACTTCGTCCGGTACTTCACCAACAGTGTGATCGTGACGCTGGGCAGCGTGGTTCCGGCAGTCGCCGTGTCCTTTATGGCCTCCTATGCGGTGGTCCGGGGAAACGGCCGCATCATTGCCTCAGCCCACAAACTGTTCCTCCTCGGGCTGGCCATTCCGCTGCAGGCAACCATCGTCCCGATCTATTTCATGATCACCAGGGCCCAGCTTTATGACTCCCTGCTGGCGCTGATCCTTCCCTCGATAGCATTCGCCATTCCAATCTCGGTCCTGATCCTGTCGAATTTCCTGCGGGACGTGCCGAGGGAACTGTTCGAATCAATGCGGCTGGACGGCTGTTCCGAATTCACCATGATGTGGCGCCTCGCGCTCCCGTTGGTCCGTCCCGCGGTAGTCACGATCGCCATCTATAACGCCTTGAATGTGTGGAATGGCTTCCTGTTCCCGCTCATCCTCACCCAAAGCCCGGAAATGCGGGTATTGCCGCTGTCCCTCTGGACTTTCCAGGACGAATTCACCGTCAATGTACCGGCGGTCCTCGCCGCGGTGGTGCTGTCCACGCTTCCGCTGGTGGTCCTGTACGCCTTTGCCCGCCGCCAGCTCGTCAGCGGCTTGACTGCCGGGTTCAACAAGTGAGCGGGGAGAACACCGGGGCGGTGGCTGCAGCGTCAAAGCCCTCCCTTCGGGTAGGCATGGTGGGGTACGCCTTCATGGGTGCCATGCACTCACATGCCTGGCGCACCGCCCCGCGCTTCTTCGATCTGCCGATGCGCCCGGAACTCGCCGTACTCGCGGGCCGGAACAAGACAGCCGTCGAGGCCGCCGCAGAGAAAATGGGGTGGCGGGACACCGAAACGGACTGGCGGGCACTGGTGGAGCGCGACGACGTCGACCTCATCGACATCTGCACTCCCGGTGACACCCATGCCGAAATAGCCATCGCCGCCCTGGCGGCAGGCAAACACGTACTCTGCGAAAAACCACTGGCCAACACGGTGGAGGAAGCCCACCGGATGGCAGCCGCCGCGGAGGCCGCCGAAACCTCCGGGGTATTCGCCATGTGCGGGTTTTCGTACCGCCGGACCCCCGCCCTCACGCTTGCCCGGAGGCTGGTGGAGCAGGGGAGGATCGGCACCATACGGCACATCCGTGCCCAGTACCTGCAGGATTGGCTGTCGAATGAGAATGCCCCGCTGACCTGGCGGCTGGACAAAAGCAGATCCGGATCCGGTTCCCTAGGCGATATCGGCGCCCACAGCATCGACGCGGCCCAGTATGTCTCCGGACAGCGGATCGTCAGCGTTTCGGGGCACCTCCAGACCTTTGTCCACGAACGGCCCATCGGAGGCACCCTCGTGGGCCTTGGCGGCGCGGGGGCCAGCGACGCCGGGAAAGGGCCGGTGACCGTCGACGACGCCGCTGTTTTCACCACCAGGTTCGAGGGGGGTGCGCTCGGTGTTTTCGAGGCAACCCGTTTCGCGCTGGGCAGGAAAAACTCAATGCGCCTGGAGCTCAACGGAAGCCTGGGATCCCTAGCCTTCGACTTCGAGAACATGAACTCCCTGGAGTTCTACGACGGCACGGAACCGCCGGAAACGGCCGGGTTCAGGACGATCAACGTGACCGAACCGGAGCACCCCTATACCGGAAACTGGTGGCCCTCCGGCCACGGCCTGGGCTACGAGCACGGGTTCACCCATCAGGTCGTGGACCTCGTAAACGCCGTCTCCGCCGGCCGCACGCCGTCGCCGTCCTTTGCGGAAGCCCTGCAGGTCCAGACAATCCTGCACGCCGTAGAACAGAGCGCCGGGGCCGAATCGCTGTGGCAGCACCTTTGAGCGGCCGATCCAATCCACATGAAAGAGACTCCATGAAAAACAGACAGGCCCTCATCGTCCGCGGCGGCTGGGACGGCCACCAACCCGTGGAAGCCACGGAGAGGTTTCTACCGTTCCTCGAGGACCAGGGGTTCGATATCCGGATTGAGGAATCGCCCAAGGTCTATGCGGACGCCGGCTACATGGGCCGGGTAGACCTCATCGTGCAGTGCAACACGATGAACACCATCGAAAAAGACGAGTTCCACGGGCTCCGGACGGCCATAGAAGCCGGCACCGGGATGGCCGGCTGGCACGGTGGCATCGCTGATTCCTACCGCAACGAAGCCGACTACCTCCACCTGATCGGCGGACAGTTCGCGTGCCACCCCGGCAAGCATCCGGACGAGCGGACGGGGGAACAGTCCGACAACTACGTGCCGTACCGGGTGAATATGCTGCCGGCCGCCGCAAACCACCCCATCACGGCCGGAATAGGGGACTTCGACCTCGTCACTGAGCAGTACTGGGTGCTCACGGACGACTACATCGACGTCCTGGCAACCACGACGCAGGCGGTCCGCGAATGGGACCCGTGGAACCGTCCCGTAACCTCCCCCGCCATCTGGACCAGGCAATGGGGCAAAGGCCGGATCTTCGTGTCCACGCCGGGACACCGCGTCGAGATCCTCGACGACGCCAACGTGCGTCAAATCATCGAAAGGGGTTTGCTGTGGGCGAGCCGTTGAATGTCGGAATGATTGGGTGCGGAGCGATTGCGTCGCAGTACCTCGCAACGATTCCCTCCCTGCCGTCCATCCGCCTCCAGGCGGTCGCCGACCTGGACCACCGCCGCGCAGTCGCCGTCGCAGAGTCCACCGAAAACATCCGCGCGATGACCGTCGATGAACTGCTGGCCGATCCGGACATAGACACGGTCCTTAATCTCACGATCCCTGCCGCCCATGCCGAGGTCGCGGCGCAGGCCATCGCTGCGGGAAAGCATGTCTACGGCGAAAAACCCCTGGCCGCGGATACGGCCTCGGCCCGGCACGTCCTCGACCTGGCGCAGCACGCCGGCGTCCGGGTGGGATGTGCTCCCGACACGGTGCTCGGCACGGGGATCCAAACCGCCCGCAAAGCCGTCGACGACGGCCTGATCGGCCGCCCTATCTCTGCCGTCGCAACAATGGTCACCCCCGGCCACGAACGGTGGCATCCCAACCCGGACTTCTATTACGTTCCGGGTGGGGGCCCGCTCCTGGACATGGG
This window of the Arthrobacter sp. zg-Y919 genome carries:
- a CDS encoding ribose-5-phosphate isomerase, whose product is MDGNRKLRIVIGGDDAGFDYKEVLRRDLEADERVESVVDVGVSHSENVDYPHVAVDAARKVASGEADRALLICGTGLGVAISANKVPGVRAVTAHDSYSVERSVLSNNAQVLCMGQRVVGIELARRLAKEWLGYAFDPSSSSAAKVDAITGYEGH
- a CDS encoding LacI family DNA-binding transcriptional regulator, producing the protein MTLASVAELAGVSVPTVSKVVNNRGDVAPATRRRILAALENAGYQPPGQRRPLTPFVPRTIDVVVDSVTSAYYAEVMDGILESAEGEGTEVVLSKTWPTGYPPEGRAERMRGMGRHGLLLVTSRWSSREIRAVQDQGIAVVVIDPINPLGPEVSSVGATNWSGGKAATEHLLDLGHTRIGFIGGPASAECSQDREHGYMAALLERGLPIYEDYVLAGDFDAGTGSQALARLLALETPPQAVFAASDSIALGVLAHARSQGISVPRDLSVVGFDGTYIGEQAVPSLTTVAQPLKEMGRTAVRALLRQMGGEKPDSTRVELATQLIVRSSTAPATSLTQSTS
- a CDS encoding extracellular solute-binding protein, with protein sequence MQTRTSLLATASALTLAVGLSACGSSGPSDPAADSDAPTMWALTGSSEDIFRSSIETWNEDNPDNTINQEFFANDAYKTKVRTAIGAGEGPTFIYGWGGGVLKSYIDAGQVTDLDQFLADNPEVKDRYIPSVLENGVIDGKTYALPNNNMQPVVLYYNKEVFEKVGVEPPETWEELMALVPTFNEAGIAPFALAGQSKWPNLMWLSYLVDRIGGPEVFQAILDGKENAWSDPAVIEALTKIQELTDAGGFINGFSSIAADAGADSALLYTDKAAMMLHGGWVYQNLKNDAPEFVESGDVGFVPFPAVEGGAGDPANIVGNPANMWSISSKASDGQKESALEYLKGGLFSEEYTQAMIDSGAVPAVNGIEEQLEASEDKDFVQFVYGLAQDAPSFQLSWDQALSPAQGDAMLANLDQIFLGEITPEQFAKNMNATLGK
- a CDS encoding sugar ABC transporter permease, with product MSTLLKPKPGIPVRGARAEGPSAWMVVPALVFFLTFAVIPLLGVVFLSFTRWNGLGEITFGGLESWRTALTDSVTLNALIVTLKILVYSLLVQVPVSLLLGVFTAGNHRYRALLAILYFVPLLLSSAAVAIAFRALLDPNFGVGPGLGIPVLAQDWLGSSDLVLFVVVFVIAWQFVPLHTLIYQGGVRQIPASFYEAAQIDGAGRMQQFFHITLPQLKYTIITSSTLMVLGSLAYFDLIFVLTAGGPGYSTRLLPLHMYLTGFRANDMGAASALGVILVVIGLGLALILQRLGGRNRSASQLEGS
- a CDS encoding carbohydrate ABC transporter permease; amino-acid sequence: MALVTESAKTHEPVPQPSRRHLGGKVTPNFLGGLGGWVWLALIVLPIYYVVITSLKNQAGFFGSNPLAPPTDPTLANYRTVLEANFVRYFTNSVIVTLGSVVPAVAVSFMASYAVVRGNGRIIASAHKLFLLGLAIPLQATIVPIYFMITRAQLYDSLLALILPSIAFAIPISVLILSNFLRDVPRELFESMRLDGCSEFTMMWRLALPLVRPAVVTIAIYNALNVWNGFLFPLILTQSPEMRVLPLSLWTFQDEFTVNVPAVLAAVVLSTLPLVVLYAFARRQLVSGLTAGFNK
- a CDS encoding Gfo/Idh/MocA family oxidoreductase, producing MVGYAFMGAMHSHAWRTAPRFFDLPMRPELAVLAGRNKTAVEAAAEKMGWRDTETDWRALVERDDVDLIDICTPGDTHAEIAIAALAAGKHVLCEKPLANTVEEAHRMAAAAEAAETSGVFAMCGFSYRRTPALTLARRLVEQGRIGTIRHIRAQYLQDWLSNENAPLTWRLDKSRSGSGSLGDIGAHSIDAAQYVSGQRIVSVSGHLQTFVHERPIGGTLVGLGGAGASDAGKGPVTVDDAAVFTTRFEGGALGVFEATRFALGRKNSMRLELNGSLGSLAFDFENMNSLEFYDGTEPPETAGFRTINVTEPEHPYTGNWWPSGHGLGYEHGFTHQVVDLVNAVSAGRTPSPSFAEALQVQTILHAVEQSAGAESLWQHL
- a CDS encoding ThuA domain-containing protein — encoded protein: MKNRQALIVRGGWDGHQPVEATERFLPFLEDQGFDIRIEESPKVYADAGYMGRVDLIVQCNTMNTIEKDEFHGLRTAIEAGTGMAGWHGGIADSYRNEADYLHLIGGQFACHPGKHPDERTGEQSDNYVPYRVNMLPAAANHPITAGIGDFDLVTEQYWVLTDDYIDVLATTTQAVREWDPWNRPVTSPAIWTRQWGKGRIFVSTPGHRVEILDDANVRQIIERGLLWASR